Proteins found in one Planococcus citri chromosome 2, ihPlaCitr1.1, whole genome shotgun sequence genomic segment:
- the LOC135834880 gene encoding larval cuticle protein A3A-like, which produces MIFRTIISVFAAIAASEAGFHPLPYSAYSAYPYSSPFAYPYALPSALPVKTIAPVAAAPFARAVAAPAPFVRALPASPVAAVAPAPLVRAAVPAPFTAPVAPAFAPAPIPVPVAAPVPVAAAKIDYADAYPQYQYAYNVQDTLTGDSKAQEEIREGDVVKGRYSLIEADGSRRTVNYYADSLNGFNAVVQKDLPVVAAAPAIVSV; this is translated from the coding sequence ATCATCTCTGTATTCGCCGCCATCGCAGCCTCAGAAGCTGGTTTCCATCCGTTACCCTACTCTGCCTACTCAGCATACCCATACTCGTCACCTTTCGCTTACCCTTACGCTTTACCTTCAGCACTTCCGGTAAAAACAATAGCTCCAGTCGCAGCAGCACCTTTCGCTAGAGCTGTAGCAGCCCCAGCTCCGTTCGTCCGAGCACTTCCAGCATCTCCAGTAGCTGCAGTTGCTCCAGCTCCTTTGGTTAGAGCAGCAGTCCCAGCTCCTTTCACAGCACCGGTCGCCCCAGCATTTGCTCCAGCCCCTATTCCAGTTCCAGTTGCTGCCCCAGTTCCTGTAGCTGCAGCCAAAATTGACTACGCTGATGCTTACCCCCAATACCAATACGCTTATAATGTCCAAGACACTTTGACCGGTGACTCGAAAGCTCAAGAAGAGATCAGAGAAGGTGATGTAGTCAAAGGAAGATACAGCCTGATTGAAGCTGACGGAAGCAGAAGAACTGTTAACTATTATGCCGATTCGTTGAACGGTTTCAATGCTGTTGTGCAAAAAGATCTGCCCGTTGTGGCTGCTGCTCCGGCCATTGTATCGGTGTAG